The following proteins are encoded in a genomic region of Vidua macroura isolate BioBank_ID:100142 chromosome 10, ASM2450914v1, whole genome shotgun sequence:
- the CEP19 gene encoding centrosomal protein of 19 kDa produces MATARRGGTGPGEEREQQEQQEAVAACAARGSAAARSDGAAMTFSAQKCGICFQPPSIILIYRDSSQDKTRQRIMPIRNFSKFSDCSRAAEELKNNPRHKAYLEGVSLRQLQKLYSLLRGHLEGQSLAESLEKFQQEETIDPEEDMNKLDDKELAKRKSIMDELFEKNRKKKDDPDFVYNVEVEFPQDEQLESCAWDMESDEEI; encoded by the exons atggcaaccgcccggagagGCGGGACCGGCCCGGGGGAGGAgcgggagcagcaggagcagcaggaagcagtGGCTGCCTGCGCCGCCCGAG GGAGCGCTGCTGCGCGCTCGGATGGAGCCGCGATGACTTTCAGCGCGCAGAAATGCGGGATCTGCTTCCAGCCCCCATCCATCATCCTCATCTACAGAGACAGCAGCCAGGACAAGACTCGCCAGCGCATCATGCCCATCAGGAATTTCTCCAAGTTCTCAG actgcagcagggctgccGAGGAGCTGAAGAACAACCCTCGGCACAAGGCCTACCTGGAAGGGGTCTCGCTGCGCCAGCTCCAGAAGCTCTACAGCTTGCTGAGAGGTCATTTGGAAGGACAGAGCCTGGCTGAGAGCTTGGAAAAGTTTCAGCAGGAAGAGACCATTGACCCAGAGGAGGATATGAACAAACTGGATGACAAGGAACTGGCCAAAAGGAAGAGCATCATGGATGAGCTCTTTGAAAAGAACAGGAAGAAGAAGGATGACCCTGACTTCGTTTACAACGTTGAGGTGGAGTTCCCACAGGATGAGCAGCTGGAGTCCTGTGCTTGGGACATGGAGTCGGATGAAGAAATCTGA
- the PIGX gene encoding phosphatidylinositol-glycan biosynthesis class X protein, which produces MAGGRREPVRAGAALGALLCALHVQAACRDTTVTQELLKEGFHRDLLVKVELGEDAGGCAVAAQMRLPPGIYVDPYELATLQQHNLTKAVLFPDVIDVEAPEYLARALVLLLFLEPDARCSRCFRAAVPVHARYHRPARGTHEASVVLESPEVLLCCCHSHLSAECWEPAEVDTPCSSDTSSPCQWHTTKHRPAYEESMLRVPVGLREHSSLVCALTLLTTGLCSGLILAAACKYGHFSQ; this is translated from the exons atggcgggcgggcggcgggagccggtgcgggccggggccgcgctggGCGCGCTGCTCTGCGCCCTCC ATGTGCAGGCAGCCTGTCGGGACACCACTGTCACACAGGAGCTCCTGAAAGAGGGGTTTCACAG GGACCTGCTGGTGAAGGTGGAGCTGGGGGAGGATGCAGGAGGATGTGCAGTGGCAGCTCAAATGCGTCTGCCGCCGGGAATCTACGTGGATCCCTACGAGCTGGCAACGCTGCAGCAGCACAATCTGACAAAG GCAGTGTTGTTTCCTGATGTCATTGATGTGGAGGCTCCCGAGTACTTGGCCAGGgctcttgtcctgctgctgttcctggagcCGGACGCGCGCTGCTCCCGCTGCTTCCGCGCCGCCGTGCCCGTGCACGCGCGGTACCACCGGCCGGCCCGGGGGACACACGAGGCCTCGGTGGTTCTGGAGAGCCcggaggtgctgctgtgctgctgccaca GTCACCTGTCTGCAGAGTGCTGGGAACCTGCTGAAGTGGACACTCCCTGCTCATCTGACACCAGCAGTCCCTGTCAGTGGCACACCACAAAACACAGACCC gCATATGAGGAATCGATGCTGAGGGTTCCTGTGGGGCTCAGGGAGCACAGTTCCCTGGTGTGTGCCCTGACCCTGCTCaccacagggctctgctctggcctcATCCTCGCTGCTGCCTGCAAGTACGGACACTTCTCGCAGTGA